In Solidesulfovibrio carbinoliphilus subsp. oakridgensis, the sequence GAACAAGGGGCGCGGCTCCTTCTCGGGTTTCCGCCCTCCTACGTGGCCTGTGCCCTGGCGTCAACGCGGCCGCCGCCATGGTGCGGAAAGGGAGCAGCAAGGTGTCCAAAAAGAAACGGGAACGGCCGGATCCGGCCAGCCTGGGGCTGGCCCGGGTGGGGGTGGAGAGCCACGCCCACCTGGACATGGGAGAATACGAGGCCGGCGAGATCGGACCGGTCCTCGACCGGGCGGCAGCGGCCGGCGTGGCCCGGGTGGGGAACGTGTTTCTGGGGCCGGCGGCCTTTGCCGCCCACCGGCAGTATTTCGACGACCGGCCCGAGGTCTTTTTCCTGTGCGGCATCCATCCCTGCGATGCGGCCAAGGCCGCGCCCGGCGACCTGCCGGCCCTGGAGGCGGCCTTTCGCGCCGAGCCGCGGCTGCGGGCCATGGGCGAGATCGGGCTCGACTATTACTGGGACCAGGAGACCAAGGCCGTGCAGCGGCAGGTCCTTGGCGACCAGCTGGCCCTGGCCCGGTCCCTCGACGTTCCCGTGGCCATCCACAGCCGGGAGGCCGAGGCCGACACCCTCTCGGTCCTGGACGACCTGGGGTTTCGGGACCGGCCCCTGGTGTGGCACTGTTTCGGCGGCGGGGCCGACCTGGCCCGGGAGGTCCTGTCCCGGGGGTGGCAGGTTTCCATTCCGGGACCCGTCACCTATCCCAAGAACACCGATCTGGCCGCAGCCGTGGCGGCCATGGACCTCGGCCGGGTGCTCCTTGAGACCGACGCGCCCTTTCTCTCGCCCGAGCCCTGGCGCGGCAAGCGCAACGAGCCGGCCTACCTGGCCTTCACCGCCGCCCGGGTGGCCGAACTCACGGGCCGCGACGTGGCCGCCGTCTGGCAGGCGACCGGCGACAACGCCCGGCGTTTTTTCGGGCTCTAGCCGGTTTCACGCCCAGGGCCGCCACGGGATCCCGGCGACTTGCCGAAAATCCGGCGGCCGGCTACACTGCCGCAGCAACCACGCAACATCCCGGGGGAAGGCACGGATATGGCTCTTTACATCACCACCCAAGGCGACATCGACCAGATCATCGTCTCCTCGCTGCCGCGGGCCTTTGTGCAGAAGATCTACCGCCACTGTTGGGGCAAGAACAACACCCCCTACTTTGCCGGCAACTGCTTTCGGGGCGTGCTCTATTTCGACGAACGGCTGGCCGGAAAATATGCCGAGGACCTGGGCCTTCTCTGGCGGGGCTGGCTTTCGGTCGACAAATTCTACCACCGGACCGGCTCGTCCTACGAGCACGGCCTGACGCTTGCCGTCCGGGCGGACGGCGAGGCGTCGACCCTCTCCTCGGTCGGCATCCCGGTGCTCGAGACCCGGCCGCAGCTCGGGGACTACCTCGGCCGGCTCGGCGAGGACGAGGTGCTTTGTCTGCTCGGGTCCGTGGACAAGGGCGAGATGGTTTTTTCCCTGCCCGATTTCACCGGCCCCTTTGACCCGGACAAGCTCGTCCTCCAGGTGGACCGCCTTTCGGACCTCTACTGCGAGGAAGCCGTCGTCACGGGTCTGGCCTACGACGGCCGGCGGCTGTCCATGGAAAGCGGCGATTCCCGGGGCAAGAACATGATCGACCCGCTGCTCGTCGGCCGCGACGGCAAGCTCCTCGACATGTACGATTTCGCCTGAGCCCGACGCGGCCGGGCGACCGGCATCCCCTGTCCTTCGAAGGAGGCGGGGGATTGTTGACGCCGTTGTCGTGGCAGTCTATCAATAAAAGTATCGGTTTCCTTTTCGAAAACCCCATGCCGTGCAAACCGTTCCGGGAGGCCGCCCCGTGAAAACCGTACTGGTCGTGGACGACGACCCGAGCATCCGTGCGCTGATTCGCCTGTATCTGGAGGGAGCGGGCTATGCCGTGATCGAGGCGGCGGACGGGCGGCTGGCCATGTCGGCCCTGGCCGGGCAGCCCGTGGACCTGGTGGTGCTCGATATCTTCATGCCCGAGATGGACGGCCTGGAGGTGCTCCAAGTGCTGCGCGACCAGTGCCAGTCCTGCAAGGTCATGGCCATATCCGGCGGTTCGGCCAAGATCGGCCTGGACCTGCTGGACCATGCCACCATCTTCGGAGCGGACGCGGTGCTGGAAAAGCCTTTCGGCGCGGCCCGGCTCCTCGAAAAGACCGCCGCCCTGATCGGCACGGCCGCCGGCTGATCCGTCCACCTCAGCCGGCGAAGCCTCTTTGGGCCCGGGCCAGGAGTTCCCGGGCCAGGGCCATGCAGGTGGCCGCCGCCGCGGCATCGCCCTGGCCGCCGGCCAGTTCCAGGGTCCTGGCCGCCTGGCCGAGGTCGGCGAATCCGTAGGACAGGGCCGCCCCCTTGAGCTTGTGGCCCTGGGCCCGCACCACTTCCAGATCCTCGGCTTGCAGGGCCCGCCGGGCCGTATCCAGGGTTTCGCCGGCCGTGGCGAAAAAAAGCGGCAACAGCGGCCGCAGCATGTCCGCGTCCGGCCTGTCGGCCGCCTGGAGCGAGACCGGCGGTTGCGGGGCCGGCCTCGTCCGGGGGGCGTTTTCCCCCAGATGCCGGGCCACGGTGTCGAGCACCAGGGCCTTGCCCACGGGCTTGACCAGGAAGTCCGTGCACCCGGCCGCCTCGCACCGCAGGCGGAATTCGTCCAGGCCGTAGGCCGTCAGGGCCAGGATGGGAACGGGCGGCCCGGGCCGGCCGCGTTCCATGGCCCGCATGGCCCGGGTGGCCTCGTAGCCGTCCATGACCGGCATTTCCAGATCCATGAAGACGAGGTCGTAGGGCGCGGCCGCGAACAGGGCCACGGCCTCGCGGCCGTTTTCCGCGTTGTCCGTCCGGTAGGGGCCGCCGAGAAACAGGCGCATGAGCGCCAGATTGTCGGCGTTGTCGTCCACCAGCAGGATGCGGGGCCTTTGGGCGGTGCTGGGCATGGGCAGGTTCCCGGTTGTGGGTGGAGGGTGCGCGGCGGGCGCGCCCCGAGTCCAGCAAACCTCGCAAGGATCCTGGCCGTACTTAGACAAGCGGGGAACGGTTGGCAACCCCGAAATCGGCCGGCCGCAGGCAGACGGCCGCTTCCGGACAGACGGCGGCCAGGTCCCGGACAAAGCCCTCCACCCGGCCGGCCGCGTCCGGGGCATAGGTCAGGCGCACCACGGCCGCGAACCGGTCGACCACGGTCGGCAGGGCCAGGTTGTCCTCGGCCTCGAGCAGAAACCGCAGCATGGCCACGTGGCGCGGCAAAAGGCGCACGTAGAGCCGGGCCGAGGTCCGGGGCGGGACGTAGGGCGGCTGCCGCCGGGGACGCCGCCTCACAGGGTCTCGCAGCCGTCTTCGGTAATGAGGGCCATGTGCTCCCACCGCGCCCCGCCCCATTCCGGATAGTAGAGCCCCGGCTCCACCGTCACCACCATGCCGGGGGCAAGCGTCCCGTCGGCGGCCGGATTGAGGCTTGGGCCCTCGTGGGTCTCGAGGCCCACGCCGTGGCCGAGGGAGTGGGTGAAATGCGCGGCCACGCCTTCGGCCTCGAAGACCTGTCGGGCCAGGGCGTGGGCGGCACGAAACGGCAGGCCCGGGCGCAGGCCGGCCAGGGCCGCGGCTTGGGCCCGCTTGACCCGGTCGAGCATGGTCAGGAACCGGTCCGGCGGATTTTTCCCCACCCAGACCGTGCGGGTCTGGTCCGAGCAGTAGTCGTCGCGCCGGCCGCCGACATCGACCAGGACCAGGCAGCCGTCGGTGATGACCGTCCGGCCCGGGATGGCGTGGGGCAGGGCCGCGTTGGCGTCGACGGCCACGATGGGGGCGAAGGCCAGCTCGCTGGCCCCGAACTCCCGGAAGAGCTTTTCGATCTCCCAGGCCGCCTCGGCCTCGGTCCGGCCGGGCACGAGCACGTCCGGCAGGCGCTCCATGACCGCGTGGTTGACCGCGGCCGAGCGGCGCATGCGCTCGATCTCGGCCGCGTCCTTGATGAGCCGCAGGGGCTCCACGGCCTGCCGGACCGGGGTCAGGCCGATGTGGGCCGACAGGTGGGCGTGGGTTTCGAAGGGCATGGACGCGGCCTCGAAGGCCAGATGGACGAGGCCCCGTTCCCGGAGAAAATCGGCGATGGTGGCGAACCGGCCGCTGCCGTAGATGCAAAGGTCGGCCTCGGGCCACAGGCGAAGGGCCGCGTCGCGGTAGCGGGAGTCGGTGAAAAGGGCGTCCCGGCCGTTTTCCGCCACGACGAGGCAGCCGGCCGATTCGTTGCACTGGGGATCGTGCAGCTCGAAGCCGGAAAGATAGAACCGGTTGGCCGCGTGGGTGACGAGGAGGGCCTGGTGGCCCATCGCCGAAAGCCGCTGCCGCAGCCGGTCGCGCCGGGCTGCGAAAATGTCCTGGTCCATGGTCGTGGTCACGATGTCCGCCCGCTCCTTGTCCGTTCCGGCGTTTGGTTCCCTGGGTCGGGCAGTGCCGCCCATGGCCGGTGGTGTTTCAGATCGGGCGGCGTCCGTCAACCGGCCGGCCCCGGCCGGGTCACAGGGTGTAGACCGTTTCCCGCGAGCCGGCCACCATCCGGTCGGCCCACTCCACGCCCTGCATGAGCGAATGGTCCATGTTGCCGACCTCGTACTTCCAGCCGCCGAACCGGCCCCGGGAAAAGATGCCCATGGCCTCCAGGGCCGGCTGGATGAGGCCGAGGGCGGCGTCGCGTTCCAGGCAGGGGATGGGGTAGGCGTAGTCCACGGCCATCTCCCAGGTGGAAACCAGCCGGCCGGCGTCGTCCGGGGCGGTCAGCGTGGTGGCGGCCAGGCCGGCCACGGTCCGGTCGAGGAGGGTGGCCGGGTCCTCGGGCTTGTAGCCGGAAAAGCTGGTCTCGGTCATGAGGGCCCGAAGCCTTGGCCGCATGCCGTCCGGGTCCGGGGTATTGAAGGGCGAGTAGTTGTGGAAGTTGGTCACCCGGTAAAAGGGGCAGTCGCTCTCCGGGAAATACATCCAGCACCGGGAGTCGGGCGGGGCCCCGTCGAAGCCGAGGCCGTGGATGAAGGCACCGTTGTGCTTGAGGCGGCCCGCCGCTTCGATAAGGGCCGGGGGGGCCCCGACGAGCTGGTCGGCCACCAGCCGGTCCAGGGGCCCGGTCGAGAGGAGCCGGCCGTAGGTGATGGTCTCCCCCGAGGCGGTGCACACGGTTTTGGCGGCCGGGTCGATGGAGACGACGGCCGCGCCGAGGCGGATGCGGTCGGCGAACCGGGCGGCCAGGCGGCGGAAGATCTCGCCCGTGCCGCCGCGAAGCGGAAAGGAGAAGGTGTTATTGGGGCCCCAGGCCACGTCGTCCGCGCCGAAGATGATGTTCTTGATCACCCGGCCGGCATCGACCACGGACACCCGCTCGCCGATCCAGCGGTGGGACATGGCCTCGGCCGGGTGGGCCCAGACCTTGAAATTGTAGGGCACCATGAAGAGCCGGGCGATGCCCGGGCCGAACACCCGGTCGATCCAGGCCCGGAAGTGGGCCGGCGCGTCCGGATGGACCCCGGCGGCGGCGTCGCGGCCGGCGGCCAGCAGGCCCTCCACGCACTCCCAGGCCAGCTCGGGGGGCAGGCGGCGGATGTTGTTCTGGAAGGGGTAGGGCACGAAGGTGCCGGCCACCCGGATCCAGGACTCGCGCTGGTGGCGCAGGACCGCCTCGCCCAAAAGCTCGTCCAAAAGCCGGTCGAAGAGGCCGTAGTGGGAAAAGACCACGTGGCCGCCCACGTCCCAGGTGAACCCGGCCCGGTCGGTGAAGCTGGCGGCCAGGCCGCCGACGTGGGCGTGGCGCTCGAGGACCAGGAAGTCGTTTTCGCCGTGCCCGGCCAGCCGCCAGGCCGCGCCAAGGCCGGTCGGCCCGGCGCCGATGATCAGAAATTTGACGTGCATGCATGCCTCCGCAGGGATCGGGAAGAAGAAGCAAGATATAGGCCAGTCGCGGAGAAAAAAAGTCCCGGGGCCGCCTGGAAAAGGCGGCCCCGGGGGAAAGACGGTTCGGGGGCGGTCTACCAGGCCTGGCGGCGGGGAGGCCGGGCCTCGCGGGGCTTGGCCTCGTTGACCTTGAGGTTGCGGCCCTCGAAATCGGCCCCGTCCAGGGACTTGATGGCCTCGTCGGCGGCGGCGTCGTCGTCCATCTCCACGAATCCGAAGCCGCGCGGTTTGCCGGTTTCGCGGTCGGAGATCAGTTTGACGGATTGGACTTCGCCATAGCGGGCGAACAGGTCGCGCACGCTGTCCTCTGTGGTGCGGAAAGGCAGGTTGCCAACGTAGATGTTCTTGGACATGAGACACGGACTCCCAAGCGGTTGACGTCAGTGCGAACACGAAGCGTCTACGGAGGTCCGTCGGACAACAAACCGCCGGCTACGCTCCTTCCCAGGACGATTCCATCGGCCGTGCGGCCGGAATGGCCCGATAGTTGGAGTGCATCCGTCGGTTTTGGCATCGAGGCGGTGTAAAACGGTCGGCGCGCACTCTCTTGCAACTCCAGAGGCGAGTCGTTCGCGAAAGTCCGCAGGCGCCGTTCCGTTCCAGGCGCGGGAAGCCTTGCGGCTTTGGCGAAGATGCAAAAAAATAGCGAAACCCCGATAGGCTGGCAAGGGAAAAATGTTCCTTTCCCGTGTTTCAACCTGGAATGCTTACCGGTCTTCCGGAATATTCCGGCCATGGCCCGGCCGTGTCCCGGCTGTGATGGCGGCCGGCGGGACGATGCGGCCCGGGTGCCCGGGCCGGGGTGCGTTTGGCGGCCAAAAGTGGTACAAGGCGTGGCCGCTGCAAAGGCCCGGGCGCGGCAGGGGATGGAGGAAGGTCATGGCGCAGACGTTTCGCACCGACCGGTTCGCGGTGGCGGTTTCCCTGCGGGAGTCCTACAAGACCGGCTTTGGCGGCACCACCACGGAAAGCGAGCGGATCCTCTACTATTACGCGGAAAAAACACCCGAATCCGGCATCCAGGTCCAGGCCCTGAACGCCAACAGCGTGCCAAGCGGCGAGAAGACCGTGGTGGCGGAGGCGGAATTTTTCGAGCGTTACAAGCCCGAGCCGCTCATCTATTACAATCAGGTCAAGCCCCGGATGGAGGCGATGCTGGCCGAGCTGGCCAAGGGGGAGAAGCATCTGGAGGCCGGGCGCACGGACAAGGCCGAGGCCGCGTTCGGGAAGGCGCTCGCCTACGACGCCGAGAACCTGCGGGCCATCTTTGGCCTTGGTAACGCCTATCTCACGGCCGGCAAGATGGAGGAGGCCCGGGAGATCTTCGAGAAGATCATGTCCCTGGACCTGGCCTTCGGTCCGGAGAACAAGTTTCTCTTCAACGAGTTCGGCATCCGCATGCGCAAGCACGGGCTCCTCGACATGGCCCGGGCCTACTACGAAAAGGCCCTGGCCGCCTCCGAGGCCGACGAGAACCTGCACTTCAACCTCGGCCGCATCCACTTCGAGAGGGGGAATTTCGCCGAGGCCGTGGTCGAGGCCGACCGGTGCCTGGCGATAAACCCGGGCTTCATCATCGCCGCCAAGCTCAAGCGGGCGGCCGAAAAGGCGGCCAGGGCGGCCCCGGCCCCGCCGGCCGACCCGGCCTGACCGCCGGGCGCCGCCGCATCGAGCGCGGGCAGTCGCGGCAGACCGGCGCCGGCAACGCTCTTCCGGACATCCGGGCGGTCCGTCCCCTCTGCGGGATTCCAAAGGGCGCCAGCCCTTTGGCCGCCGGAGGCTTCCCTTTCGCTCCTGGCCCCCGCTCGCCCGGCCCTTGTGCGGCTAGCGGAACACCACGGTCTTGTTGCCGAACACGATCACCCGGTCCTCCAGGTGCCATTTGACGGCCCGGGCCAGGACGTTGCGTTCGAGATCGCTGCCTGTGGCCTTGAGGTCGGCCACGGAAAAGCGGTGCGTCACCCGCGCCGTGTCCTGCTCGATGATCGGGCCGGCGTCGAGTTCGGCCGTGACGTAGTGGGCCGTGGCCCCGATCAGCTTGACCCCCTTTTCGTGGGCCTGGCGGTAGGGATCGGCCCCGACGAAGGCCGGCAAAAACGAGTGGTGGATGTTTATCACCCGGTGCTCGTAGGGCCGCAGGAAATCCCCGGACAGGATCCGCATGTACCGGGCCAGGACGATGAGGTCCGTATTGTCGCCCAAAAGCTCGGCCATCTTGGCCTCGGCCTCGGCCATGCCCCCGTCCCCCACCGGCACCGCATGAAACGGCACGCCGAAGCCCTCGACGCTGGCCCGCAGGTCCTCATGGTTGCTGACCACCATGGCGATGTCGCAGGGCAGCTCTTTGCGGGCGAACCGCCACAAGAGCTCCATCAGGCAGTGGTCGTGGCGCGACACGAACAGCGCCGCCCGCTTGGGCTCGTCGGAATACGACAGCCGCCAGTCCATGGAGAACCGGCCCCCGACCACTTCGCCGAAAGCCGCCTCCAGGGCGCTGCGGGAAACATCCATATAGGGCGTGTAGAACTCCAGGCGCAGGAAGAACGTTCCGCCCTCGGGGTCGGTGGAATGCTGGTCCAGATCGATGATGTTGGCGCCGTGGGTATAGAGAAACGTGGTCACGGCCGAGACGATGCCGGGCCGGTCGGGGCAGGTGATGCAGAGTCGGGCGGTTGCGACCATGGGGGTATCCTTTGTGTGGAATCGCCGTTTGCGGGAAACGACGGGGAAAAGGCCATAACCCAGAACGGTTTTTGACGCCAACCCGGTCCCGCCAAATATTATTCGGACAATATTGTCATTTTCCGCAAAATCATTTACGTTGGACCCACCTTTCCGAGCGCGCCCCCGCTTCGAGCGCGCCTTGGCCGAAGGGAAGCCCAACTTTAGAAATCGTTCCCAACGAGGTGCGCTCATGATCATTGGTATCCCCAAGGAAATCAAAACGCTGGAAAATCGTGTCGCCATGACCCCGGGGGCGGTCGCGTCGCTGGCCCGCCGGGGGCACACTGTGCTGGTCGAGGCCGGCGCGGGCCTGGGATCTGGCCTGTCCGACGAGCAGTACGCCGCGGCCGGGGCCAAAATGGTCGATGCGGCCGGGGCCTGGGGCGCGGACATGGTGATCAAAGTCAAGGAACCGATTGCCAGCGAGTACCAGTACCTGCGAAAGGGCCTGCTTCTTTTCACCTATTTGCACCTGGCCGCCGACCGGCCGCTGACCGACGCGCTGCTGGCTTCGGGCACCACCGGCGTGGCCTACGAAACCGTGCAGCTCCCGGACGGCACCCTGCCGCTCTTGGTGCCCATGAGCGAAGTGGCCGGCCGCATGGCGCCCCAGGTCGGGGCCCACGCCCTGGAAAAGTCCCAGGGCGGCCGGGGCGTGCTCCTTGGCGGCGTGCCGGGCGTGCCGCAAGCCTCGGTGGTGGTGGTC encodes:
- a CDS encoding response regulator transcription factor, with the protein product MKTVLVVDDDPSIRALIRLYLEGAGYAVIEAADGRLAMSALAGQPVDLVVLDIFMPEMDGLEVLQVLRDQCQSCKVMAISGGSAKIGLDLLDHATIFGADAVLEKPFGAARLLEKTAALIGTAAG
- a CDS encoding response regulator, whose product is MPSTAQRPRILLVDDNADNLALMRLFLGGPYRTDNAENGREAVALFAAAPYDLVFMDLEMPVMDGYEATRAMRAMERGRPGPPVPILALTAYGLDEFRLRCEAAGCTDFLVKPVGKALVLDTVARHLGENAPRTRPAPQPPVSLQAADRPDADMLRPLLPLFFATAGETLDTARRALQAEDLEVVRAQGHKLKGAALSYGFADLGQAARTLELAGGQGDAAAAATCMALARELLARAQRGFAG
- the purU gene encoding formyltetrahydrofolate deformylase translates to MVATARLCITCPDRPGIVSAVTTFLYTHGANIIDLDQHSTDPEGGTFFLRLEFYTPYMDVSRSALEAAFGEVVGGRFSMDWRLSYSDEPKRAALFVSRHDHCLMELLWRFARKELPCDIAMVVSNHEDLRASVEGFGVPFHAVPVGDGGMAEAEAKMAELLGDNTDLIVLARYMRILSGDFLRPYEHRVINIHHSFLPAFVGADPYRQAHEKGVKLIGATAHYVTAELDAGPIIEQDTARVTHRFSVADLKATGSDLERNVLARAVKWHLEDRVIVFGNKTVVFR
- a CDS encoding TatD family hydrolase, with amino-acid sequence MSKKKRERPDPASLGLARVGVESHAHLDMGEYEAGEIGPVLDRAAAAGVARVGNVFLGPAAFAAHRQYFDDRPEVFFLCGIHPCDAAKAAPGDLPALEAAFRAEPRLRAMGEIGLDYYWDQETKAVQRQVLGDQLALARSLDVPVAIHSREAEADTLSVLDDLGFRDRPLVWHCFGGGADLAREVLSRGWQVSIPGPVTYPKNTDLAAAVAAMDLGRVLLETDAPFLSPEPWRGKRNEPAYLAFTAARVAELTGRDVAAVWQATGDNARRFFGL
- a CDS encoding M24 family metallopeptidase, encoding MDQDIFAARRDRLRQRLSAMGHQALLVTHAANRFYLSGFELHDPQCNESAGCLVVAENGRDALFTDSRYRDAALRLWPEADLCIYGSGRFATIADFLRERGLVHLAFEAASMPFETHAHLSAHIGLTPVRQAVEPLRLIKDAAEIERMRRSAAVNHAVMERLPDVLVPGRTEAEAAWEIEKLFREFGASELAFAPIVAVDANAALPHAIPGRTVITDGCLVLVDVGGRRDDYCSDQTRTVWVGKNPPDRFLTMLDRVKRAQAAALAGLRPGLPFRAAHALARQVFEAEGVAAHFTHSLGHGVGLETHEGPSLNPAADGTLAPGMVVTVEPGLYYPEWGGARWEHMALITEDGCETL
- a CDS encoding DUF4911 domain-containing protein translates to MRRRPRRQPPYVPPRTSARLYVRLLPRHVAMLRFLLEAEDNLALPTVVDRFAAVVRLTYAPDAAGRVEGFVRDLAAVCPEAAVCLRPADFGVANRSPLV
- a CDS encoding protoporphyrinogen/coproporphyrinogen oxidase codes for the protein MHVKFLIIGAGPTGLGAAWRLAGHGENDFLVLERHAHVGGLAASFTDRAGFTWDVGGHVVFSHYGLFDRLLDELLGEAVLRHQRESWIRVAGTFVPYPFQNNIRRLPPELAWECVEGLLAAGRDAAAGVHPDAPAHFRAWIDRVFGPGIARLFMVPYNFKVWAHPAEAMSHRWIGERVSVVDAGRVIKNIIFGADDVAWGPNNTFSFPLRGGTGEIFRRLAARFADRIRLGAAVVSIDPAAKTVCTASGETITYGRLLSTGPLDRLVADQLVGAPPALIEAAGRLKHNGAFIHGLGFDGAPPDSRCWMYFPESDCPFYRVTNFHNYSPFNTPDPDGMRPRLRALMTETSFSGYKPEDPATLLDRTVAGLAATTLTAPDDAGRLVSTWEMAVDYAYPIPCLERDAALGLIQPALEAMGIFSRGRFGGWKYEVGNMDHSLMQGVEWADRMVAGSRETVYTL
- a CDS encoding RNA recognition motif domain-containing protein; translated protein: MSKNIYVGNLPFRTTEDSVRDLFARYGEVQSVKLISDRETGKPRGFGFVEMDDDAAADEAIKSLDGADFEGRNLKVNEAKPREARPPRRQAW
- a CDS encoding tetratricopeptide repeat protein, which encodes MAQTFRTDRFAVAVSLRESYKTGFGGTTTESERILYYYAEKTPESGIQVQALNANSVPSGEKTVVAEAEFFERYKPEPLIYYNQVKPRMEAMLAELAKGEKHLEAGRTDKAEAAFGKALAYDAENLRAIFGLGNAYLTAGKMEEAREIFEKIMSLDLAFGPENKFLFNEFGIRMRKHGLLDMARAYYEKALAASEADENLHFNLGRIHFERGNFAEAVVEADRCLAINPGFIIAAKLKRAAEKAARAAPAPPADPA